The following proteins are co-located in the Tenrec ecaudatus isolate mTenEca1 chromosome 11, mTenEca1.hap1, whole genome shotgun sequence genome:
- the LOC142461542 gene encoding NADH dehydrogenase [ubiquinone] 1 alpha subcomplex assembly factor 4-like, producing MLRASGACRTPCSADTGGSVARAIRNFNAENRAAREISRLKPSLAPKHPSTKSPLREEKSRHAEIKGEIARKDDKLLSLLKNVYVDSKDPVSSIQVKDGRMHQAPKEFQLPKGPHPFDTLHLVNIPKGKLSIVKALTLLNNHKLHPDPWTAEKVAQEYHLDLKDVNSLLRYFATFEVKVVHPKDKKALPPE from the coding sequence atgcTCCGTGCGTCCGGGGCCTGCCGGACACCATGCTCTGCGGACACGGGCGGTTCTGTGGCTCGCGCCATCAGGAACTTCAATGCCGAGAACCGAGCGGCACGGGAAATCAGCAGGCTGAAACCCTCGCTCGCTCCCAAGCATCCCTCCACCAAGAGCCCGCTTCGAGAGGAGAAGAGCCGCCATGCAGAAATTAAGGGAGAAATTGCTAGAAAAGATGACAAGCTTCTTTCattattaaaaaatgtttatgtTGATTCCAAAGATCCAGTGTCTTCCATTCAGGTGAAAGATGGTAGAATGCATCAAGCACCCAAGGAGTTCCAATTGCCAAAAGGTCCtcatccctttgataccttgcATCTTGTGAACATTCCTAAGGGCAAATTGTCCATTGTGAAGGCACTCACGCTTCTCAACAACCACAAACTCCATCCAGATCCGTGGACTGCTGAGAAAGTAGCACAAGAATACCACCTAGACCTGAAAGATGTAAATTCCCTTCTCAGGTACTTTGCTACTTTTGAAGTGAAAGTCGTTCATCCTAAAGACAAGAAGGCCTTACCCCCGGAATGA